The Nocardia sp. NBC_00508 nucleotide sequence CTGCCTTCGCCGCGCCCTCGGCTACCGCGGGCATCAGCTTCTCGGTGTAGAGGTCCATGCCCTTGCCCGAGGTGCAGATGAAGCCGTCGCCCGCTCGTCCGGCGTACCGCGCGACCAGCGGACCGCCCGCGGCGATGTAGATCGGGATACCGCCCTTGGGCACGTCGTAGATGGAGGCGCCGACGGTCTTGTAGTACTCGCCCGCGAAGTCGACGCGGTCGCCGGTCCACAGCGCACGCATCAGGTCGACCGCCTCGCGCAGGCGGGCGAAACGCTCCTTGAATTCGGGCCATTCGCCGGAGTATCCGGTGGCGATCTCGTTGAGCGCCTCACCGGTGCCGACTCCGAGCATGACGCGATCCGGGTACAGGCAGCCCATGGTGGCAAACGCCTGGGCGATCACCGCGGGGTTGTAGCGAAAGGTCGGAGTGAGCACCGAGGTGCCCAGCTGGATGCGCTGTGTGCGCTCGCCGACCGCCGCCATCCAGGCCAGCGAGAACGGCGCGTGCCCGCCCTTGTGCCGCCACGGCTGGAAGTGGTCGCTCACGGTGGCGCTGTCCAGGCCGTGTTCCTCGGCCAGCACCGCGATCTCCACGAGTTCACGGGGGCCGAACTGCTCCGCCGATGCCTTGTATCCGAGCTTGAGTTCGCTCATCTGCCACGCTCCTCGCGTATCGTTTCGCCGCCATCGCGATCCGCCCTCGACAGTAGCCAACCCGGTCGTCGTGTGGTGCGGACGGCCTGCCGTGGATGATCTTCGTCGTCGCCCGGTGCTGCTCCCGCCGGACCGTGCCTCAGCAAGAGAACGCCGTGGCCGGGGCGGGGTATTTCGTCGGCGATTGCCGTACCGGAGGCGAGCGGCAGGCCGGTCTTGATCGTTCCCGTTTCGGTTGCGGGCCGATAGCGGATAATGGCCGCGTGACCCCAGAAGATGAACCGATCCTGTCCTACCTGACCGATATGGACGGGGTGCTGGTGCACGAGGACCATCTCATACCCGGCGCCGACGAGTTCCTCGCCGAGCTGCGTGCCAACGAGACGCCGTTCCTGGTGCTGACGAACAACTCGATCCGCACACCACGGGATCTCCAGGCGCGGCTGCGGCACACCGGACTCGACATCCCGGAGGAGGCGATCTGGACCTCCGCGCTGGCCACCGCCACTTTCCTGAACGACCAGCGCCCCAACGGAACCGCTTACGTAGTGGGCGAATCCGGACTCACCACCGCACTGCACGAGATCGGCTATGTGCTCACCGACAGCCAACCGGATTACGTAGTGCTCGGCGAGACCCGGACCTACTCCTTCGAGGCGATCACCACCGCGATCCGGCTGGTCGAGCGTGGTGCCCGCTTCATCGCGACCAACCCCGACCCGACCGGCCCTTCCCGCGAGGGCTCACTTCCCGCGACCGGGTCGGTGGCCGCGCTGATCACCCGCGCCACCGGCCGCGAGCCGTACTACGTCGGCAAGCCGAACCCACTGATGATGCGTTCCGCGCTGCGCCGCATCGGCGCCCACTCCCAGTCGACCGTGATGATCGGCGACCGGATGGACACCGACGTCATCTCCGGCCTGGAAGCGGGCATGCGCACCATCCTGGTCACCTCCGGCATCTCCACTCGCGCGTCCTTCGAGGCATATCCATACCGCCCGACCATGGTGGTGGAATCCGTCGCGGACCTGATCGGAAAGACCAAGTCCCCGTTCACGGCCTGATCGGTCGCTGCGTCCGTCATCGAAGCAGGAAGCAACCTGTCGATACCGGATGCACAGGGGGCTATCGCATCGTGTTCGTCGGGTGCATTCTTTCCGACACATTCAGAGCTGGTCGTCCTGTGCGGTGATCGCGTCCATGGCGGCGGAGAGCTTCGTGAGCACATCGACGGTCAGTGCGAGCTGTTGGGGGCCGAGTTCGGCCGCAAGGCGTTCGGACATCACCGCGTGTTGCGGGTTGATGCGCCGGACCGCGGCAAGGCCTGCTTCGGTGACTGCGACGAGTTTCGCGCGGCGATGGGCGGGATTGGGCCGGTATTCGGCAAGTCCCTTGTCCACCAAAAGATCCGCGATGCGCTGCACGCTCTGGCGGGTGATGCCCATTTCGCGGGCGATCCCCGCGACGGGCAACGGCGCGTGCAGTACCGCGCCGAGCACCTGCCACCAGGCAGCGGTCAAACCCGCCGGTCGCGCCAGTTCCTCGGCCACCGCGAGGAACTGGCCGTTCAAACGAAACGACGTGATCGCCGCCTTGGCGAACAACTCCTGCTCACCGCCCATGCTTCACCTCCCGACGCCCGGGTCGGCGACCCGGCCGATACACGGGATCGCCGACCGACCGTTGCTCCCGACCGCGCCTCGCCGACGCTCGGCTCCGTCGTCCGCGACGGGGCGCTGTGTCTCGGTTCGCTGCTCGGCTGTGCCCATCGTTCGCTCGCTACGCTCGCTCATGCCTCCACCTCGCTGACGCTCGGCTCCGACACGAGCGAGTGCTCGGCTGTGTCCATCGTTCGCTCGCTACGCTCGCTCATGCCTGCTGCGCGTCGTACGCCTCGAGCACCGCCCATCCTTCCGGATCGGCGTGCGCGAACAACCGGTACCAGCCGTCCAGCACATGCGGCTCGTACACGCCGAGCCTGCCCAGCACTTCACGCGCGAATTCGAACGGCGCGCTCGCGCTGGCCGTGATCACGTCGCCGTCGGTGACCGCAGACTGCTCGACATAGTGCTCGGCACCCGAATACCCGCTGTAGAGCAGGAATTCCGCGACGTTGCTGGTGTGCTTGCGAGAATCGAGCAGACCTTGTTTGGCCAGGCCGTAGGTCGCGCCGCAGATCGCCGCGACGGGAACGCCCGCCGCCACGAACTCGCGCGCCTTCTCCCCGAACGGATCCAGCTCCGGCCCCATCCAGGTCTCCGAGCCGGGCAGGATCAGCATCGCGCTGTCGGCGGGCGTGAGATCGGCGAGCACGACATCCGGCACGATGCGCATCCCGCCCATCGTCGTGATCGGCTCCGCGGTCGGCCCGACCGTCTTGACCTGCCACGTTCCCGGCTCCCGATGCCAGCTCGGCTTGTTGATGTGCGCGGTGGCCGCGCCCACCTCCCAGTCGGCGAGAGTGTCGTAAACGGCCATGTGCACTGTCTTCGTGATCATGACAGTACCCTGTCATATTCGACAGCATGCTGTCAATAACTTACCGCGACCTCGCCATTTTCAGAACCCGCCATGCGCGGGCCGGGCAGGTGCGCCAGAATCCCAGCAGCGCGAGATTCGCGAGAAGCGGAGGAACCGTCCATGAGCGTGTGGGGTGAGGTCGTCGTCGGCCTGGTGATCCTGGTCGGCCTCATCGGAATCGTCGTACCGATCCTGCCGGGGGTCATCCTGATCTTCGGCGCCATCGCCGTCTGGGCGTTCATGACCGGTGGAGCGACCGCGTGGACCGTGTTCGCGATCAGCACATTGCTGCTGGCACTTTCCGGGGTCGTCAAGTACACCTGGCCGGGACGCAAGATGAAGGAAGCCGGGGTGTCCAATCGCGCGATCTTGCTCGGCGCGATTCTCGGTATCGTCGGCTTCTTCGTGATCCCCGTCGTCGGCCTGTTCGTCGGTTTCGTTCTCGGCGTGTACCTTTCGGAACTCCATCGGCTGCGCGGCAACCAACAGGCATGGCGGGCAACGATTCACGCGCTGAAAGGTGTCGGCCTGTCCATCCTCATCGAGCTCTTCGGCGCGCTGCTGGCCACCGGGGTCTGGATCGTCGGCGCGACCGTCGCCTGAGCGAGCGAAGCATCAACACAGCGCGCATGCCGGGGCCGAGGGTCAGCGAGGCGGAGGCATGAGCGAGCGCAGCGAGCGAAGCATCGGCACAGCGCGCATCGCGCATGCCGGGGCCGAGCGTCAGCGAGGCGGAGGCATGAGCGCTACCGATCGATGGCGGGGAACGGAATCGTGTCTCCGGCTCGGCTGCCGGGCAGTTCGTCGCGGCGCAGCCGGAGCGTCGGCGGTTCCGGGCGGTACAGCGGCAGCGTCGGGGCCGGGTCGGTGGTGACGGTCCGCTCGCGGGCAGGAAGCCGGTAGAAGGCGCGCGCGTTGTCCTCCAGCACCGCGTACATGTCGGTGCCGACCACGTCACAGATCAGGTCGACGTCCGAGTCCTCGAACGGTCGCCCCGCTCGGGTACCGGGCAGATCGGTGCCGAACATGAGCGCTTCGGGGTTCACCGCGTGAATGCGGCGCAGCGTGTCGGCGACGTTCATCGCGACCCGGCCGAAACCCGTTGCCTTGACCCGCGCCCCGCGGTCGACGAGATCGAGCAGGAATGGCAGCCCCTCCTCGGACATACCGAGATGGTCGACCGAGAGCGCGGGCAGCTTGGAGATGACGGGTTGCAGTGAGGCGAGCATCGTGCCGTCGATGTAGACCTCGACGTGCCAGCCGACCAATTCGTGCGCGCGCAGCGCTTGCAGCGTCATGCCGGTGATGTCGGCGGCCGCGCGTTTGAGGTTGAACCGCAGCGCGCGCACGCCGATGCGGTCCAGCTCGATGATCTCCTCGTCGGTGGCGTCCAGGTCGAGGCGGGTGACACCGACCCAGCCCTCGCCGAGCTCGGCGAGGGCGGCCTTCAGGTAGCTCTGATCCGCGCCCTGGAACGACCCGCTGACCACGGCGCCACCACTGATGTCGAACCGCGACATGCGCTTGCGGTAGTCGGCAATGGTGAACGGGTCGGGCAGGTAGCCCTCGTTTTCGGCCAGCGGGAACCGCGGGTCGAAGATGTGCAGGTGGGCATCGAACACTTGTACAGAATGCCTCAGTGTCGGATTTTCCGCTGCCACAACGTGGGTGCTGCCGCGGCAGCGGAGTCGGTCGCCGCGGGGTTGATCAGACCTTGTGCGGTTCGCTGGCGCGCAGCATGTCCTCGCGCTCGACGACCTTGACGCGTTCGCGGCCTTCGGGTTCGCCGAGGGAGCGTTCGTGGGCGTCGAGGCGGTACCAGCCGGCCCAGGTGGTGAACGGGATGCCCTTGGCTTCGAGGAACTCGGTGACGGCTTCGGGGTCGGGCCGCTGGGCCGGGGTGAAGCGGGGGGCGTCGTCGAGCAGGCAGGCGATGGTTTCGTTGGCGTCGCCCTTGGTGTGGCCGATCAGGCCGACCGGGCCGCGTTTGATCCAGCCGGTCACGTAGGTGGCGGGCAGGTAGCGTTCGGCGCCGTCGGCGTTCTCGTCGGCGATCACGCGGCCGGCTTCGTTGGGTACGGTGCCGGCTTGGTCGTCGAAGGGCAGGTTGCTGATGTTCTGCGACAGGTAGCCGACGGCGCGGTAGACCGCCTGCACGTCCCAGTCCTTGTAGACGCCGGTGCCCTTGACGTTGCCGGTGCCATCGAGCTGGGTGCGTTCGGTGCGCAGGCCGACGACCTTGCCGTTGTCGCCGAGCACCTCGGCGGGGGACTCGAAGAAGTGCAGGAACAGCTTGTGCGGCCGGTTACCGGCATCGCGGATGGCCCACTGCTCGAGGGTGTTGGCGACCATGTCGACCTGCTTGGAATGCCTGCGCGCGGCTTCGGAGCCTTCGTCGTAGTCGATGTCGGCGGGGTCGACGATGACCTCGATGGTCGGGGAGTGGTCGAGTTCGCGCAGTTCCAGCGGGGTGAACTTGGCCTGGGCGGGGCCGCGGCGGCCGAAGACGTGGACCTCGAGGGCCTTGTTGTCCTTCAGGCCGTGGTAGACGTTCGGCGGGATCTCGGTGGGCAGCAGTTCGTCGCCGGTCTTGGCCAGCACACGGGCCACGTCCAGGGCGACGTTGCCGACGCCGAGGACGGCGACCTTCTGCGCGTCCAGCGGCCAGGAGCGCGGCACGTCGGGGTGGCCGTCGTACCAGGATACGAAGTCCGCGGCGCCGTAGGAGCCGTCCAGGTCGATGCCGGGGATGGGCAGCGCGCGGTCGGCGTTGGCGCCGGTGGAGAAGATCACCGCGTCGTAGAAGGCGCGCAGGTCATCGAGGGTGATGTCGGTGCCGTAGTCGATGTTGCCCAGCAGCCGCACCTGCGGCTTGTCCAGCACCTTGTGCAGCGCGGTGATGATGCCCTTGATCCGCGGGTGGTCGGGCGCGACGCCGTAGCGGATCAGCCCGAACGGCGCAGGCATGCGCTCGAACAGGTCGATACTCACCTCGGCATCGGACTTCATCAAGGCGTCGGCGGCGTAGATCCCGGCCGGTCCGGCGCCCACGATCGCGATGCGGAGCGGGCGGGGCGTCGCGGTGTGCGCGTCAGGCCCGGAGGAGGAAGCCTGCGTCACCGCGGAGGGCTCGCGAACACCGCCATCCGATACTGCACTCTGTTCGGTCATCTCTTACGCGCACCCTTATGGTCGAAACAATTAATGACGTCTGGCTTAGCTTAGGCTAAGTTGACGCACCGGCTCGGTCGCACCCCTCCGGTGCGGTTGCCGGCGTTGCCGGCTCGTGGCTGCACGGTGCCCCGTTCGCCGCGGCGATGAGCTGCCGATTCGCTATGACAGCAGGCCGCCGTCCCGCGATTCTATCGGGACGCTCGATACCGCCGGAGGTCCGGTGCGTGAACTCGGTGGATGTCATCGACTATCACAATCGGTGCGTACCCGCTCCCGCGCAACCTATAGCGCCCGCCGGGTCCCGGGCGGGCACAGCCGACCGCCTGCTCCGGGGCCGCGCGCTCGATACCCGCGCCGACCAGGGATCATCGACCCATGACCGAGCAGCAGCCGACCGCGGGCGAGGACGACATCATCCGGGTCGATCAGACCGACAAGCGGTCCATGGTCCCGTTCATCGCGGCCGCGGTGGTCGCGGTGATCGTGCTCATCGCGATCGTGCTCGGCGGGGTGTTGTCGCCCGCTGAGAAAAATGTCACAGAAGCCGACCGCATCGCCGCGGCCGTCCACAACTTCGTCGAGGGCGCCAATCGCACCGGCACCGTGCCGCCGCCCGGCGCCGCATGCCAGGGCTTCGACGCCGCCCGTTCACCGCTGGCCGGACAGTCCGGCGCCGGAAAGTCCGTCGAGATCACGAAAATCGACAACGCGATGGTGGATGGCGACAAGGGCAAGGCGACCGTGACCACGAAGGCGGACGGCACGGAGACGACCAGGACGTGGAACCTCACCAGATCCGATGACCGGTGGCTGGTCTGCACCTGAGCGTTCTCGCACTGCGAACAGTCGTTTGACACGGTGACCCGGGTCGGTGCAATCTCAGTCGAAGGTCATGAGAGCCAGTGTCAAGCCCCGGCATTACTGGTCGGCAACCCTCCTCCGCGGTGGGGTGCTCCGGGTGACGACCTGGCCGTGCTCCGATCCCGGACGCGGCAAGTGCGGATTCGCAGGAGGAGCAGATGAGTTACGCCGGTGACATCACCCCGCAACAGGCATGGGAACTGTTGCGCGACAACCCCGAAGCCGTTCTCGTGGACGTGCGCACGGAAGCCGAATGGAAGTTCGTCGGCGTACCCGACACGAGTTCGATCGAGCGGCCGACCGTGCTGATCGAGTGGGTCGATTCCACCGGCGCGCGCAACGAGGCGTTCGTCGAGCAGTTGCGGCAGGCGCTCGCCGACCACGCCCCGGAGGCGCCGGTCGTGTTCCTGTGTCGCTCCGGCCAGCGTTCGGTCGGCGCGGCGATCACCGCCACATCGGCGGGCTACCGCACCTCCTACAACGTGCTGGAAGGCTTCGAAGGTCCGCTCGACGAGTTCGGGCACCGCGGCGGCTCCGGCTGGCGTGCCCTAGGGCTGCCCTGGCGGCAGTCGTGAGCGCGTGGCAGGCCTGCCCGCGCGGCTCTGCCGACGGGCGTCGGTCGTGATCACCGGCGGCGCGTTCGACAAGCCACTGCCCGAGGGCGTCGGTCCCGCGACACTCGGTGTGCGGGGCGGACTGCGGCGCTCCGGTTTCGAGGAGACCGCCGAGGCGCTCTACCTGACCTCCGGCTTCGTCTACCAGAGCGCGGAAGCCGCCGAGGCCGCGTTCACCGGCGAGGTCGAGCATTTCGTCTACTCCCGCTACGGCAATCCGACGGTCGCGATGTTCGAGGAGCGGATGCGGCTGATCGACGGCGCGGAAGCGTGTTTCGCGACAGCGAGCGGCATGTCGGCCGTGTTCACCGCGCTGGGAGCTCTGCTCGGCGCCGGTGACCGGCTGGTGGCCGCGCGCAGTCTGTTCGGCTCCTGCTTCATGGTGTGCAACGAGATCCTGCCGCGCTGGGGCGTGGAAACCGTCTTCGTCGACGGCGAGGATCTCGATCAGTGGGAGCAGGCGCTGTCGGTGCCGACCGAGGCGGTGTTTTTCGAGACGCCCGCCAATCCGATGCAGACACTGGTCGACGTGCGCCGGGTAACCGAGCTGGCCCATGCCGCGGGCGCGAAAGTGGTACTGGACAACGTCTTCGCTACGCCTCTTCTGCAGCGTGGCTTCGAGCTCGGCGCCGACGTGGTGGTGTACTCCGGCACCAAGCACATCGACGGGCAAGGCCGGGTGCTCGGCGGCGCGATTCTCGGCGCCAAGGACTACATCGACGGCCCGGTGAAAACGCTCATGCGCCATACCGGTCCGGCGCTGAGCCCGTTCAATGCGTGGACGCTCCTCAAGGGGCTGGAGACGATGCCGCTGCGGGTGCGCCATTCGGCCGATTCCGCATTGCGGATCGCCCGCTTCCTGGAGGGCAACAAGGCCGTCAGCTGGGTGAAATACCCCTTCCTGGAGTCGCATCCACAGCACACACTGGCCACCAGCCAGATGAGCGCGGGCGGCACCGTGGTCACCTTCGAGCTGAACGCGCCGGAAAACGAGGCGAAGAAGCGCGCTTTCGAGATCCTGAACCGATTGCGCGTCATCGACATCTCCAACAACCTCGGCGACGCCAAGACCTTGATCACCCACCCCGCCACCACCACCCACCGCGCCATGGGCCCGGAAGGCCGCGCCACCATCGGCCTGTCCGACGGCGTCGTCCGTATCTCAGTGGGCCTCGAAGACGTGGAAGACCTCCTGAACGATCTCGACCAAGCCCTCTCCTGACCGGCTCGGCGAGCCGGTACGGGAGAGGGGCGACAAGTCACGCCGCGAGACGTCGAGACATCACAGGAACTCGGCCAGGACTTCGTTGAAGGCCTCGGGTTCCTCGGAGAACGGCACGTGCCCGCTGCGCTCGAAGCGCACCACCTTGGCGTTCGGCACCCGCGCGGCGATCCATACATCGAGTGGACCGGGGAAGATCTTGCTCTGCCCTCCGTAGACCAGCAGTGCCGGCACGGTGATCTGCGGCAGCACCGGCCGGAAGTCCGAGAAGGCCATGTCGTACCAGATGGCGCATGCCGCCGACGTCGGCATCTTGGTGGTCTCCGCGTACACCGCATCGATCACCTCGTCGGACGGTTCTTCCGCGAAGCAGGCGGCGATGAACGGCTTGATCACCAACGGGCGGGCGTGCCGCACCGCCTGCACGAACACCGCGAGGTCGGTCTGGCTGTAGCCGCCTTGGAGCGGGAAGTCCCACCCTTCCCCGTCGAGGAAACGCGGTGACTGATCGACGAATGCCACCGATCGCAGCTTCTCGCACCCGAACTGCTCGACGTAGGCGAAAATCACCGCGGCGCCCATCGACCAGCCCACGAGGGCCACGTCGTCGAGCGAGAGATGGTCGAGCAGACTGCGGATGTCCCGTGCGTACTGCGCGAGGGTGTGACCGTCCTCGGTCTTGCCGGACGCGCCGTGCCCGCGCAGGTCGACGTTGATGACCCGATTCCCTTCTGCCAGAGCGGGCACGTTCTGTGCCCAGAAGGTGGTGTTCATCGTCCAGCCGTGAATGAGCACGACGGGACGACCGGCGCCGTGATCCTCGTAGTACATCGGCACGCCGTCCGGCAATTCCAGGTAGGGCATCGACAACCTCCAGCTCAGGACAAGTGGTGCTCACACGATGGCGTGTCGGCGGTCACGCGGCCAAGCTGACGAGTGGGGGTTGCATAGACGTTGCAGCGCAAGACAACCCGTTGTCAGGTGGACGTCGACCTGCCTAGTCTGGTCCGGAAGCCATGACTCGCGCGGCGAGCACCGGCCGGAATATCACGAGGCAAACGCACTTGGTGACAAAGCAGACGCACTTGATGCGCGCCGACGTGCGCGCCTCATGGGATCGCGCCCAACGTCGCGGCCTGCATCCGGACCGGCATCTCCCGGATGTCGGTCTGAACGGAGACGAGGTCAGGACCTGGCGCAGGGACCATCGGATGGCCTCGGTGTGGCCGGTGCTGTTCGCGAGCCTGGAGAGTGCGGCGTTCGAGCCGGGCCACGTGCTGTTCGGCGGCGATGCGGATGGCCATTTGCTGTGGGTGCAGGGCGATGCCGCGGCCCGAAGGGGGGCGGAGCGGGCCAATCTCGTCCCTGGAGCACGCTGGCACGAGGCCGAGGCGGGCACCAATGGTGTCGGCACCGCCCTGACTCTCGGGCGGGCCTTCCAAGTCCGCGGCACCGAACACTACCTATCGGTCGCCGCGGATTTCACCTGCTCGGCCGCGCCGATCCGGGACCCGGTCAGCGGAGCCGTGATCGGCGTCGTCGACGTCACCTGCAAGCTCCGCAACACGAGTCCGCTTGCGCTGCCGCTGGTTGCGACAGCGGCACGGCTCGCCGAGGCGCATCTGCGCGAACTCACCCGGCAGCGCGATGCGGAAATACGGACCCGCTACCTCGATCGAATCCTCAGCCGCGTCGGCGACCACTGCGCACTGCTATCGCACGAGGGCCGGTTGTTGCATGCGTCTCCGCCTGGGTGGCTGCCCGCGATCTGGCCCGCACCGCTGTCCGAGGGGGAAACCGAACTACCCGATGGGCGGCGCGTCGTGCTCGAGCGACTCGCGCCGGGTGGACCGTTTTCCGTCTACGCACTGCCCAAGAGGTATTCCGGCGAACAAGCCCCGCGAGTGAGTGCGCTGGGACGTCATCGCGCCGTGCTGTGGATGGATGGGGTGGTCCATGACCTCAGTCTCCGGCACAGCGAGCTGGTGGTGCTCCTGCTCGCCAATCCCGATGGACTGACCGCCGCGGTATTGGCCGAGGAACTGTACGGAAACAACGGAAAAACCGTGACGGTACGCGCGGAGCTCACCCGGCTTCGACGAATATTCGGATATCGCCTCTCGTCGGACCCCTATCGGCTCGACAGCCGAATCCGGGCCGATTTCCGCCAATTGGAAGCGGACGTCGCGCAGGGTGTCGTGGGCGATCTGCACGGCAGATATCCGGGGCCTTTGCTGCCGGGATCCAAGGCACCCGGTGTTCGGCGGATACGCGAGCGACTGCACCACCTTTTGGCTTCTGTTCACCCGTCGATGACGTAGTCGATCTCCATTCCCAATGATGAGGACCGAGTGGCCAAGTCCAAGGGCCACAATTCATCTCGGCACCAGCGCTGGGCGGGAGGCGTGACGGATGGAGCTCTGGGCAGGCGGAGGTGGTCATGACTAGCGGGGAGGCGGCACAGCTCGCGGACGACGAGGGGGCAGTCGAGAGCGGTCCCGCCGAGAACGAGCCCGGCGCGCACGGGCCGCCTACGTCGACGGCCGACCAGAAGCAGCACGACATCGCCGGCCAGGCGGCGCGTATTCTCACCGACCTGGCACGGTATGCGCCGGGTGGTCCCACCGGGACGCCGGCGTCGGGCACACGTACACAAGCCGTTTCATCGCCGGGTACACCCGCCGCCCCCAACGGTGTGCAATCGCCGCCACCCACCGGCACCGTGGCACCGGCATCCCACGGCGCCGTGCCACCCCCTCCTGGTGGTGTCGTGTCACCACCGCAGGGCACCCCGGCGCCATCCGGCACTCCTGCACCGGCCGAGGCGCCGCCACCG carries:
- the fgd gene encoding glucose-6-phosphate dehydrogenase (coenzyme-F420) is translated as MSELKLGYKASAEQFGPRELVEIAVLAEEHGLDSATVSDHFQPWRHKGGHAPFSLAWMAAVGERTQRIQLGTSVLTPTFRYNPAVIAQAFATMGCLYPDRVMLGVGTGEALNEIATGYSGEWPEFKERFARLREAVDLMRALWTGDRVDFAGEYYKTVGASIYDVPKGGIPIYIAAGGPLVARYAGRAGDGFICTSGKGMDLYTEKLMPAVAEGAAKAGRTVDDIDRMIEIKISYDTDPELALDNTRFWAPLSLTAEQKHSITDPIEMEAAADALPIEQIAKRWIVASDPDQAVEQIKPYLDAGLNHLVFHAPGHDQRRFLDLFQRDLAPRLRALA
- a CDS encoding HAD-IIA family hydrolase yields the protein MDGVLVHEDHLIPGADEFLAELRANETPFLVLTNNSIRTPRDLQARLRHTGLDIPEEAIWTSALATATFLNDQRPNGTAYVVGESGLTTALHEIGYVLTDSQPDYVVLGETRTYSFEAITTAIRLVERGARFIATNPDPTGPSREGSLPATGSVAALITRATGREPYYVGKPNPLMMRSALRRIGAHSQSTVMIGDRMDTDVISGLEAGMRTILVTSGISTRASFEAYPYRPTMVVESVADLIGKTKSPFTA
- a CDS encoding MarR family winged helix-turn-helix transcriptional regulator; the protein is MGGEQELFAKAAITSFRLNGQFLAVAEELARPAGLTAAWWQVLGAVLHAPLPVAGIAREMGITRQSVQRIADLLVDKGLAEYRPNPAHRRAKLVAVTEAGLAAVRRINPQHAVMSERLAAELGPQQLALTVDVLTKLSAAMDAITAQDDQL
- a CDS encoding type 1 glutamine amidotransferase family protein; translation: MITKTVHMAVYDTLADWEVGAATAHINKPSWHREPGTWQVKTVGPTAEPITTMGGMRIVPDVVLADLTPADSAMLILPGSETWMGPELDPFGEKAREFVAAGVPVAAICGATYGLAKQGLLDSRKHTSNVAEFLLYSGYSGAEHYVEQSAVTDGDVITASASAPFEFAREVLGRLGVYEPHVLDGWYRLFAHADPEGWAVLEAYDAQQA
- a CDS encoding DUF456 domain-containing protein yields the protein MSVWGEVVVGLVILVGLIGIVVPILPGVILIFGAIAVWAFMTGGATAWTVFAISTLLLALSGVVKYTWPGRKMKEAGVSNRAILLGAILGIVGFFVIPVVGLFVGFVLGVYLSELHRLRGNQQAWRATIHALKGVGLSILIELFGALLATGVWIVGATVA
- a CDS encoding amidohydrolase family protein, producing MFDAHLHIFDPRFPLAENEGYLPDPFTIADYRKRMSRFDISGGAVVSGSFQGADQSYLKAALAELGEGWVGVTRLDLDATDEEIIELDRIGVRALRFNLKRAAADITGMTLQALRAHELVGWHVEVYIDGTMLASLQPVISKLPALSVDHLGMSEEGLPFLLDLVDRGARVKATGFGRVAMNVADTLRRIHAVNPEALMFGTDLPGTRAGRPFEDSDVDLICDVVGTDMYAVLEDNARAFYRLPARERTVTTDPAPTLPLYRPEPPTLRLRRDELPGSRAGDTIPFPAIDR
- a CDS encoding FAD-dependent oxidoreductase, with translation MAIVGAGPAGIYAADALMKSDAEVSIDLFERMPAPFGLIRYGVAPDHPRIKGIITALHKVLDKPQVRLLGNIDYGTDITLDDLRAFYDAVIFSTGANADRALPIPGIDLDGSYGAADFVSWYDGHPDVPRSWPLDAQKVAVLGVGNVALDVARVLAKTGDELLPTEIPPNVYHGLKDNKALEVHVFGRRGPAQAKFTPLELRELDHSPTIEVIVDPADIDYDEGSEAARRHSKQVDMVANTLEQWAIRDAGNRPHKLFLHFFESPAEVLGDNGKVVGLRTERTQLDGTGNVKGTGVYKDWDVQAVYRAVGYLSQNISNLPFDDQAGTVPNEAGRVIADENADGAERYLPATYVTGWIKRGPVGLIGHTKGDANETIACLLDDAPRFTPAQRPDPEAVTEFLEAKGIPFTTWAGWYRLDAHERSLGEPEGRERVKVVEREDMLRASEPHKV
- a CDS encoding Rv0361 family membrane protein, translating into MTEQQPTAGEDDIIRVDQTDKRSMVPFIAAAVVAVIVLIAIVLGGVLSPAEKNVTEADRIAAAVHNFVEGANRTGTVPPPGAACQGFDAARSPLAGQSGAGKSVEITKIDNAMVDGDKGKATVTTKADGTETTRTWNLTRSDDRWLVCT
- a CDS encoding rhodanese-like domain-containing protein; protein product: MSYAGDITPQQAWELLRDNPEAVLVDVRTEAEWKFVGVPDTSSIERPTVLIEWVDSTGARNEAFVEQLRQALADHAPEAPVVFLCRSGQRSVGAAITATSAGYRTSYNVLEGFEGPLDEFGHRGGSGWRALGLPWRQS
- a CDS encoding O-succinylhomoserine sulfhydrylase produces the protein MITGGAFDKPLPEGVGPATLGVRGGLRRSGFEETAEALYLTSGFVYQSAEAAEAAFTGEVEHFVYSRYGNPTVAMFEERMRLIDGAEACFATASGMSAVFTALGALLGAGDRLVAARSLFGSCFMVCNEILPRWGVETVFVDGEDLDQWEQALSVPTEAVFFETPANPMQTLVDVRRVTELAHAAGAKVVLDNVFATPLLQRGFELGADVVVYSGTKHIDGQGRVLGGAILGAKDYIDGPVKTLMRHTGPALSPFNAWTLLKGLETMPLRVRHSADSALRIARFLEGNKAVSWVKYPFLESHPQHTLATSQMSAGGTVVTFELNAPENEAKKRAFEILNRLRVIDISNNLGDAKTLITHPATTTHRAMGPEGRATIGLSDGVVRISVGLEDVEDLLNDLDQALS
- a CDS encoding alpha/beta fold hydrolase produces the protein MPYLELPDGVPMYYEDHGAGRPVVLIHGWTMNTTFWAQNVPALAEGNRVINVDLRGHGASGKTEDGHTLAQYARDIRSLLDHLSLDDVALVGWSMGAAVIFAYVEQFGCEKLRSVAFVDQSPRFLDGEGWDFPLQGGYSQTDLAVFVQAVRHARPLVIKPFIAACFAEEPSDEVIDAVYAETTKMPTSAACAIWYDMAFSDFRPVLPQITVPALLVYGGQSKIFPGPLDVWIAARVPNAKVVRFERSGHVPFSEEPEAFNEVLAEFL
- a CDS encoding GAF domain-containing protein, giving the protein MTKQTHLMRADVRASWDRAQRRGLHPDRHLPDVGLNGDEVRTWRRDHRMASVWPVLFASLESAAFEPGHVLFGGDADGHLLWVQGDAAARRGAERANLVPGARWHEAEAGTNGVGTALTLGRAFQVRGTEHYLSVAADFTCSAAPIRDPVSGAVIGVVDVTCKLRNTSPLALPLVATAARLAEAHLRELTRQRDAEIRTRYLDRILSRVGDHCALLSHEGRLLHASPPGWLPAIWPAPLSEGETELPDGRRVVLERLAPGGPFSVYALPKRYSGEQAPRVSALGRHRAVLWMDGVVHDLSLRHSELVVLLLANPDGLTAAVLAEELYGNNGKTVTVRAELTRLRRIFGYRLSSDPYRLDSRIRADFRQLEADVAQGVVGDLHGRYPGPLLPGSKAPGVRRIRERLHHLLASVHPSMT